Part of the Pseudomonas sp. M30-35 genome is shown below.
ATCCTCGGCGCCTGGCAGCAAGCTGGTGGCTGTCCAGCTTGGTCCCATTTTCGGAAAATGGCTGGCCAGCAATTTCAGTGCGGACTCGGCCAGTTTCCGGTAGGTGGTTAGCTTGCCGCCGAATACCGAGAGTAGCGGCGCTTCACCGGGGTGTCCCAGGAGTGACAGGGTATAGTCGCGCGTTACGGCTGACGGCTCAGCAGACTCATCATCACACAGCGGTCTGACCCCAGAGAAACTGTGCAAAATATCTTCGCGTGCAAGCGGCTGACGAAAGTGCGCGTTGAATACTTTGAGCAGGTAATCGGTTTCCTCCTCGGTGATCGCAACGGCGCGAGGGTCGCCCTTGTATTCACGATCAGTGGTGCCGATCATGGTGAATTGATCAAGGTAGGGGATCGCAAACACAACGCGCTGGTCTTCGTTCTGCAGGATGTACGCCTGTTCGCCCTCAAACCTGCGGGGCACGATGATGTGGCTGCCTTGAATCAGGCGCACACCGTAGGGCGACTTTTGTTTGAGGTCGTCGTGAATAAACTTCGCCACCCAAGGCCCTGCTGCATTGACGAGCGCGCGGGCGCGAATTGAAAACAGGCTGCCGTCGGCGCGCTCAAGATGAATGTGCCAGAGGCCTTTACTGCGCCGGGCACTGCTGCAACGGGTTTGAGTGTGGATGTGCGCACCGCTTTCGCGGGCAGCCATGGCATTGAGAACCACCAGTCGGGCATCGTCAACCCAGCAGTCGGAGTACTCAAAGCCGCGGCTGATCTCCGCTTTCATCGGGCTGTTGGCACCGAAGCGTAAACCACGTGAGCCCGGCAGCTTTTCGCGTTTGCCGAGATGATCGTAGAGAAACATGCCTGCACGAATCATCCACGCCGGGCGTAGGTGAGGGCGATGCGGCAGGATAAAACGCATTGGTTTGATGATGTGTGGTGCTTTCGCCAGCAGTACTTCGCGCTCAGCCAGTGCCTCGCGCACCAAGCGAAACTCATAATGTTCCAGGTAGCGTAAGCCGCCGTGGATCAGCTTGCTGCTGGCTGACGAGGTGTGCTCGGCCAGATCATCGCGCTCACACAAAAACACCGACAAGCCGCGTCCGGCAGCATCGGCGGCAATACCGACGCCGTTGATACCGCCGCCGACAACGGCAAGGTCGTAAATCTCGGCAATGGGCGCGTTGTGGGTGCTGTGATTGGGCATGCTGGCACTCGCAAAAGGTCGAAATTGAACTTCATGTGTTCACTTTCGAACATATGTTAGTTGAATAACCTTAATCCCGCCAGTCTGCGGAGGATGTTTGCACTGGCCAGTTCGATTTAGTTCATACAGGCATACGCACGCTTACCTTGGGCCAGGTAAGCGGGGCGCTATCAGACGGTTTTTAAACGAGGTTGAGCTGGATTTTAGCGTCGTGCAAAAGCCGGATAATTGCCGGGCTTGGCGCCGCATCAGTGAATACCTGATTGACCAGATTGATGGGGCCTAGTCGAACCACTGCGTTGCGTCCGAATTTGTTCGAGTCAGCGGCCAACAATACATGCCGAGCATTGCTGATGATTGCTTGGGAAACCCGGACTTCCTGATAGTCGAAGTCGAGGAGGCTGCCGTCTTCGTCAATCCCGCTGATGCCAACCAGCGCAAAGTCGACCTTGAATTGTGCAATGAAGTCGACTGCGGCTTGGCCGACAATTCCACCGTCTGGACGCACTGTTCCGCCTGCTACGAGGACTTCGAAGTCAGGCTTGCTGCTGAGTTGCGCCGCGACATGCAGGTTGTTGGTGATGATTTTTAAACCTTTGTGATTCAACAGGGCGCGGGCAATGGCTTCAGTGGTCGTGCCGATATTGATGAACAAAGACGCATGGTTGGGTATCTGTGCGGCAATGGCTTCAGCGATGCGCTGCTTTTCTTCACGCATTTGCCCGGCACGCATGGTGTATGCCGTATTTTGCGTGCTTGAGTTTTCGCAAGCCGCGCCGCCGTGAGTGCGACGTAGCAAGCCTTGTTCGGCAAGCTGATTGATGTCGCGGCGAATAGTTTGGGGGGTAACGGTGAATGCTTGAGCAAGTTCGTCGATGCTGACGTATCCGCGCTCACGAGCCAGATTAAGAATGTCTTGCTGACGCGGTGCCAGAGTCATGAAAGGGTCCTTTTTTGCGCCATTATAGGCTGCTCAGGAAGAATTTTTCGGCTATGGTAATCAGACTTTGTCAGAGTATTTTCACAAACGAACATGACGCCTGCAATCGATCTGTTAAAAAAGGCTAAAGCGCAGTTCCAAGTGCACAGCTATAGCCACGATCCAAAAGTTGCTTCTTATGGGCTGGAGGCTGCCGAGAAGCTTGGCCTTGATCCTGCCCGGGTATTCAAGACGCTATTGGCTGCCAGTGAGAAAGGGGAGCTTTTAGTTGCAGTGGTGCCAGTAGCCGGTAGTCTGGACTTGAAGGCATTGGCCAGTGCCGCCGGGATTAAAAAAGCGGATATGGCTGATCCTACTGCGGCGCAACGCGCTACAGGATACTTGCTAGGGGGGATTAGCCCGCTGGGGCAAAAGAAACGTTTGCGTACTTTTATAGATACCTCGGCTCAACACTTTCCCAGTATTCATGTCAGCGCTGGTAGGCGCGGGCTTGAGGTTGAGTTATCGGGTGCCGTTTTGGCGCAGCACACCTCTGCACAGTTTGCGGCAATTGGCCGCGAGTAATTTCAGTTTGCTGCACGTCTTGAGTATGGCGTGCGCGATTTCACTTCGCCCAACACCTATTCAGGCGTGAAGGCGCGACAATAATAAGGACCTACACATGTCACGGTTTCTGCTTGCGATTGATCAGGGCACGACGAGCAGTCGAGCAATTGTATTCAGTGCCCAGGGCTTGCCTGTGGCGCGCGCGCAGCAGGAGTTCAAGCAGTACTTTCCGCAAGACGGCTGGGTTGAGCACGACGCTGAAGAGCTGTGGCTGACGACGCTTAAGGTCTGTCGTGAGGCCTTGAAACAGAGCGGTTTGAATATTGAAGAAGTCGCTGCAATCGGTATCACCAACCAGCGTGAAACCACCTTGGTTTGGGATGCCAAAAGCGGCGCGCCGATCCACCCGGCAATTGTCTGGCAGGACCGGCGCACTGCTGACTATTGTGCCGAGCTTAAGGAAGCAGGGCATGAGGCATATGTTGCGGCGAAAACCGGACTGCTCATTGATCCCTATTTTTCCGCCACCAAGCTGCGCTGGATTCTGGAGAATGTCGCTGGAGCCCGTGAGCGAGCAGAGCGTGGCGAACTGCGCTTTGGTACGGTCGACAGCTTCTTGTTGTGGCGCCTGACGGGTGGTCAATCGCATAAGACCGATGCGACCAACGCGTCGCGCACATTAATGTTCAATATCCACACCCAAGAATGGGATGCAGAACTGCTCGAGCTGTTTGATATCCCGGCGAGCATGCTTCCGGAAGTAATGGACTCGGCTGCGGATTTTGGTACGTGTTTACCCGATCTGCTAGGCGCGCCAATCCCTGTCTTAGGTATTGCCGGTGATCAGCAGGCTGCATTGGTCGGTCAGGCGTGTTTTCAACCAGGTATGGTTAAAAGCACTTACGGCACCGGTTGTTTCATGATTCAAAACACCGGCGAGACACCTGTAGCCTCGCAGAATCGTTTGTTGACAACGGTGGGCTATCGTCTCAATGGCAAGGTCACATACGCCGTTGAAGGCAGTATTTTTGTCGCCGGTGCAGCAGTGCAGTGGCTGCGTGACGGGATCAAACTGATCAATCATGCGCGTGACAGTGAAGCGATGGCTGAGCAAACCGGAGATGCCTGCGGCGTGTATTTGGTGCCTGCCTTTACCGGTCTGGGCGCCCCTTATTGGGACCCTAAAGCGCGCGGTGCGATCTTTGGTCTGACGCGTGATACTGGAATCAAAGAGATCGTCACAGCAGGTCTGCAATCGGTGTGCTATCAAACCTTGGATTTACTCCAGGCCATGCGTCAGGACGGAGCTGCAGCGCCCAGTGCGCTAAGGGTTGACGGTGGAATGGTTGAGAATAACTGGGTTATGCAATTTTTGGCGGACATTCTCGGGGTCACAGTCGAGCGCCCGAAAGTCACAGAAACCACCGCGCTTGGCGTTGCTTACCTCGCGGGCTTGCAGGCAGGCATTTATCCAAACCTGGATGCGATCGCGAGCCACTGGCACCGTCAGCAACGCTTTGTCCCGCGTATGGCCGACAGTCACCGCGATACGCTCTATAACGGTTGGTTAGATGCGGTCAAGCGCGTTCGCAGCGAAGGTTAGATAAACGACTACTGTTCTTTGCGAGGCAGATATTTGATTCGCTCATTACGGTTATGGCTGGTGACCACTGCGATCATAAACGCTCAAGGGCTCTACGCAGCTCAAGCAGATAGTGAAAAATTGGTGATCGCAGGGGATGTCTGGTGTCCTGTGAACTGTGCTCTTGATGCGCAGCAGCCAGGTATTTTCGTTGAATTGGTGCAGCGTATCTTTGCCGAGCGCGGGATTAATGTTGAGTATCGTGTTGTTAACTGGGCGCGCGCCGTACACGATGTCCGGCGCGGTACAATCAACGCATTGGTCGGTGCTGGCGTCAAAGATGCCCCAGACTTCATTTTC
Proteins encoded:
- the ybaK gene encoding Cys-tRNA(Pro) deacylase, with product MTPAIDLLKKAKAQFQVHSYSHDPKVASYGLEAAEKLGLDPARVFKTLLAASEKGELLVAVVPVAGSLDLKALASAAGIKKADMADPTAAQRATGYLLGGISPLGQKKRLRTFIDTSAQHFPSIHVSAGRRGLEVELSGAVLAQHTSAQFAAIGRE
- a CDS encoding DeoR/GlpR family DNA-binding transcription regulator — encoded protein: MTLAPRQQDILNLARERGYVSIDELAQAFTVTPQTIRRDINQLAEQGLLRRTHGGAACENSSTQNTAYTMRAGQMREEKQRIAEAIAAQIPNHASLFINIGTTTEAIARALLNHKGLKIITNNLHVAAQLSSKPDFEVLVAGGTVRPDGGIVGQAAVDFIAQFKVDFALVGISGIDEDGSLLDFDYQEVRVSQAIISNARHVLLAADSNKFGRNAVVRLGPINLVNQVFTDAAPSPAIIRLLHDAKIQLNLV
- the glpK gene encoding glycerol kinase GlpK, whose product is MSRFLLAIDQGTTSSRAIVFSAQGLPVARAQQEFKQYFPQDGWVEHDAEELWLTTLKVCREALKQSGLNIEEVAAIGITNQRETTLVWDAKSGAPIHPAIVWQDRRTADYCAELKEAGHEAYVAAKTGLLIDPYFSATKLRWILENVAGARERAERGELRFGTVDSFLLWRLTGGQSHKTDATNASRTLMFNIHTQEWDAELLELFDIPASMLPEVMDSAADFGTCLPDLLGAPIPVLGIAGDQQAALVGQACFQPGMVKSTYGTGCFMIQNTGETPVASQNRLLTTVGYRLNGKVTYAVEGSIFVAGAAVQWLRDGIKLINHARDSEAMAEQTGDACGVYLVPAFTGLGAPYWDPKARGAIFGLTRDTGIKEIVTAGLQSVCYQTLDLLQAMRQDGAAAPSALRVDGGMVENNWVMQFLADILGVTVERPKVTETTALGVAYLAGLQAGIYPNLDAIASHWHRQQRFVPRMADSHRDTLYNGWLDAVKRVRSEG
- the glpD gene encoding glycerol-3-phosphate dehydrogenase; the encoded protein is MPNHSTHNAPIAEIYDLAVVGGGINGVGIAADAAGRGLSVFLCERDDLAEHTSSASSKLIHGGLRYLEHYEFRLVREALAEREVLLAKAPHIIKPMRFILPHRPHLRPAWMIRAGMFLYDHLGKREKLPGSRGLRFGANSPMKAEISRGFEYSDCWVDDARLVVLNAMAARESGAHIHTQTRCSSARRSKGLWHIHLERADGSLFSIRARALVNAAGPWVAKFIHDDLKQKSPYGVRLIQGSHIIVPRRFEGEQAYILQNEDQRVVFAIPYLDQFTMIGTTDREYKGDPRAVAITEEETDYLLKVFNAHFRQPLAREDILHSFSGVRPLCDDESAEPSAVTRDYTLSLLGHPGEAPLLSVFGGKLTTYRKLAESALKLLASHFPKMGPSWTATSLLPGAEDFESQSALVEALCARFSWLPTGLARRWATTYGNRSWLLLRGVQHLQDLGEHFGAHLYACEVDYLCNEEWATAPADIVWRRTKLGLFMSAAEQLRLSQYLQERRGTAAKPAPLNATLTD